Part of the Cryptococcus neoformans var. grubii H99 chromosome 2, complete sequence genome is shown below.
AACCAAGACCTATTCCTCCCACAAGAGCGATCTTCTTACCGTCAGTCTTCTGCTGAAATTATCaagggggaaggagggattAACAATACCGtaattgaagatgaaggttgCCACATCCCAATTGCCTTTTAAGAAACGGCGTAGCCCGGAATCCAGATGAACAACCCGGTCCAAAAGAGCGCCCAGGCCAGCATAAGGCTGGCTCCTGGAAGGCGCGAGGAGGAATGACTTGCAGTCGATTTTTTTGGGCTTTCATGGCGACGTTGAAGGGGATCCACGTGATGGCCATCACCAATTGCTATGGAAAAAATTAGGTGCGTAAAATAGGCTAacaggaaaagggaaaaaaatgGGACAAAGTTGGATACTTACAACATGGTGGCTGCAGTGCAGGAATTTTCCAACCCGAATCAGCACAAATTATTTGCTTGGGGGCAGCTGCTCACTTGAGGATCCAGTTCAAGACAACCTTGGAAGATGACCCCAATGCAAGGTAGGACGGACATGTAAGAAG
Proteins encoded:
- a CDS encoding amino acid transporter; this encodes MENLKIKVLPSIVNACLIVIILSAGNAFTFNTTRSLHALALDGKAPRILTRLSRHGVPYTCCVVVMLLTCPSYLALGSSSKVVLNWILNHHVQLVMAITWIPFNVAMKAQKNRLQVIPPRAFQEPALCWPGRSFGPGCSSGFRATPFLKRQLGCGNLHLQLRYYRSCGRNRSWFQDLCAYSVPPLKRCRPQDRPRLL